A genomic stretch from Thalassophryne amazonica chromosome 18, fThaAma1.1, whole genome shotgun sequence includes:
- the LOC117530435 gene encoding transmembrane protein 100-like, whose protein sequence is MAHLFLASKIVIPNDPHSRGATRLPRNATKIPKYTSTEKLNRDKFRKEQRVVMTTVPHVNEVQLTAATGGAEMSCYRCTVPFGVVVLIAGIVVTSVAYAFNPHGSTISVLGLVLLSAGLGLLGSSAICWRMRLRKKKDKRRESQTALMASKGFSVA, encoded by the coding sequence ATGGCCCATCTCTTCCTCGCCAGTAAGATCGTCATTCCGAACGACCCTCACTCCAGAGGTGCTACCAGGCTTCCTCGGAATGCCACAAAAATCCCGAAGTACACCTCGACAGAGAAGTTGAACAGGGACAAATTTAGAAAGGAACAAAGAGTTGTCATGACAACCGTACCACATGTCAATGAGGTCCAGCTGACCGCCGCCACAGGTGGCGCCGAGATGTCCTGTTACCGCTGCACCGTGCCATTTGGCGTGGTCGTCCTTATCGCCGGCATTGTGGTGACGTCTGTGGCGTACGCCTTCAACCCCCATGGGTCCACCATCTCAGTGCTGGGGCTGGTTCTGCTGTCAGCTGGACTGGGTCTACTGGGTTCTAGCGCCATCTGCTGGAGGATGCGGCTGAGGAAGAAGAAGGACAAGCGTAGAGAGAGTCAGACAGCTCTCATGGCCAGTAAGGGTTTCTCTGTGGCCTGA